A window from Malassezia restricta chromosome I, complete sequence encodes these proteins:
- a CDS encoding histone demethylase JARID1 has product MGALVDLNQAPPLTIKEEEGSRATPAAAHRRSTVSTRPARKLPAYVSCRDLGHFIDGVDASVLQEDEAPSKRRSKKHALQALSGGAGDSPPESSLPPPPNPLRHATRKVSRMTCTPPLVFDTSTSSRPMHGPPPIPTGATTPRSMAPRTQPRLFGLEEAPTFYPTWDEFNDPLKYIEWTARPDGGNGVAYGIAKIVPPEGWHMDFSVDQSTFRFRTRVQRLNELSAERRVAQNYIEQLEQFHAQQGHGRVYIPQLCHRPVDLYALKHAVNVHGTNAWERVAHLLGYDEGDVPKCASVLESAYTRLVEPFEAFLSRTRAGDTPAVSHVPFKAADTCSVCQDESSSPLITCVECERAYHLACVTPTLSQVPRGVWVCPTCLVHTGGDFGFEDGETHSLYSFWQRCHAFEQIWAERAGWDDWHSLTLSEREDRVEAEFWRLVHCMDEHVDVEYGADVHSTTHGHASPTMESDPLNVYARSGWNLSNMPILADSLLRYIRSEISGMTAPWIYIGMMFSAFCWHNEDHYTYSINYQHWGATKTWYGVPGADAEAFEAAMERIAPELFAACPDLLLQLVTMMSPALARREGVRMYACNQRPNEFVVTYPKAYHSGLNQGFNLNEAVNFALPDWVMDGLACVRRYQKHARQPVFSHDELLVSIALHNQQLHTAAWLHPAFEDMVQREIHGRDRVRSLIRAAVSGVEDEPFDDDTEIACAHCKTLCYLSHVVSTAANSTAAACLSHAEQVHGTQAAGWTLRVRHPDTFLTSHASRLAERAAAPVAWQQRVRRFLVQHPRPPLRMLRGLVQEGQKIAMAPPELDQLERFIKRAEPWIEHARIFLSKRQAKPGRRTKDSRRRTSPSPPPMAADVDRSPEALLALQQRAASLPFEAPELQQLDAVVDQMHAFSVQAAAYLDRDPEARESMSYVDEAERILAQGELLHVHIPQVHALQQWIAHVRWFAEVHGIGEGFLTRDEVHELEQEADACGIVSTHPMREALSQRLRLGAAWDEKAMQLLHHAPSITLDSLRALLDAPPDAATSSEIRKRVSALEHKAAQWHEAVATLHQRTHPADRHTTVDATDTVPYLAEARQLLDEIRAARVHVLNADVIEAAIIVHDQWNDELARILQLTGSDTVDEARVLCERTIRTAQADAINMRVGDEPTYEPIYSYPPVPYPPPRSAVPPCLCFEARTDRAASVTCAKCFTVYHVRCLDRKAKPPLGWQCAFCDTSQLKSWLSHRRAFSQLPLVALLQNPKYQRDQLRFVPSNHARLQAAMRATVEFGVAVSMQFRGGHLPESLLARPTPYYPSNTPPTPQLRHMARRAFACPFNILLIGDTVPQQNQHVPTVLDVFLPAFHLSSKNSKAKRVNPQQDSTDGKSGPQAPRKRAKRARFMFREESVLASLPPDTYCLCAAPDNGTMVQCDRCSHWFHSACMFIDDPAILRDKWYCPVCCFRLRIKYPHAEVKIRDMTRSVQDSSSDLFVDIVASLKSQAHPILKRQLSLSPKCIILHLCEFEPAIPATETTSQPATKRVRTDNNVEPLAHPPPAPKPFVPKPDLLSEEERHRMGRSNLLRRGVSESMMQTYSMGWNGESIVCQITRECHILLGPYIALAQDDPNGTRLLRMALDGLIPWATVVRPTPWTAPAPTSPSLPPLARITQPTIPPTMENPPHTPS; this is encoded by the coding sequence ATGGGCGCGCTTGTTGACCTGAATCAAGCGCCTCCTCTTACCATCAAGGAAGAGGAGGGATCAAGAGCTACGCCTGCTGCGGCCCATCGTCGGTCAACGGTGTCCACACGACCAGCGCGCAAGTTGCCTGCGTACGTATCATGTCGTGACCTTGGCCACTTTATCGATGGGGTAGACGCGTCTGTGCTACAGGAAGACGAGGCTCCCTCGAAGAGACGTAGCAAAAAGCATGCGCTACAAGCCttgagcggcggcgcaggtgACTCACCGCCTGAGTCGTCCCTACCACCGCCACCAAATCCCCTTCGTCATGCCACACGCAAAGTGTCGCGCATGACCTGCACGCCACCACTGGTTTTTGATACATCGACGTCTTCTAGACCAATGCATGGACCGCCACCCATTCCCACAGGCGCAACTACGCCGAGGTCCATGGCACCACGTACACAGCCGCGCCTCTTTGGGCTTGAAGAGGCGCCAACATTCTATCCCACCTGGGACGAGTTCAATGATCCACTTAAGTATATCGAATGGACTGCCAGACCTGATGGCGGCAATGGCGTGGCGTATGGTATAGCCAAGATCGTGCCTCCTGAGGGGTGGCATATGGATTTCAGTGTGGACCAGTCCACATTCCGATTTCGGACGCGTGTTCAGCGCCTCAACGAACTGAGTGCTGAAAGGCGCGTTGCGCAAAATTACATTGAACAGCTGGAGCAGTTTCACGCACAACAGGGTCATGGCCGTGTGTATATACCGCAGCTTTGTCACCGACCCGTGGACTTGTATGCTCTTAAACACGCTGTAAACGTGCATGGAACAAATGCGTGGGAACGTGTGGCCCACCTATTGGGATATGATGAGGGTGATGTACCTAAATGTGCCAGTGTTCTCGAGTCTGCTTACACGCGCCTTGTTGAGCCTTTCGAGGCCTTTCTTTCACGCACTCGTGCTGGCGACACACCTGCGGTCTCACATGTGCCTTTTAAAGCGGCAGATACATGCTCGGTGTGCCAAGATGAGTCATCCTCGCCGCTCATCACCTGCGTCGAATGTGAGCGCGCATACCATTTAGCATGTGTGACGCCGACACTATCACAAGTGCCTCGGGGAGTATGGGTCTGTCCGACATGTCTCGTGCACACAGGTGGTGATTTTGGCTTTGAAGATGGCGAGACCCACTCATTGTACAGTTTTTGGCAGCGATGCCATGCCTTTGAACAAATATGGGCGGAGCGTGCCGGGTGGGATGACTGGCATTCTCTCACTCTGTCAGAGCGCGAAGATCGTGTCGAGGCCGAATTTTGGCGACTCGTGCATTGCATGGACGAGCATGTAGATGTCGAGTACGGAGCTGACGTACACTCGACGACGCATGGACATGCATCACCTACCATGGAGTCGGATCCTCTCAATGTGTacgcacgcagcggctGGAACCTAAGCAACATGCCCATCTTGGCTGATTCGTTGCTACGATACATACGCTCTGAAATCAGTGGCATGACTGCGCCGTGGATCTATATCGGCATGATGTTTTCAGCATTTTGTTGGCACAATGAGGATCATTACACGTACTCAATCAACTACCAGCATTGGGGTGCCACCAAGACGTGGTACGGTGTGCCCGGTGCCGACGCCGAGGCCTTTGAAGCTGCGATGGAACGCATTGCTCCAGAACTTTTTGCGGCATGCCCCGACCTTCTACTTCAGCTCGTGACAATGATGAGCCCTGCCCTCGCTCGGCGTGAGGGCGTGCGCATGTATGCGTGCAATCAGCGCCCAAATGAGTTTGTCGTTACATACCCCAAGGCCTACCACTCAGGTCTGAACCAGGGCTTTAATTTGAATGAGGCTGTCAATTTTGCTTTGCCCGACTGGGTCATGGACGGCCTCGCATGTGTACGCCGCTACCAAAAGCACGCGCGTCAGCCCGTGTTTTCACACGACGAACTGCTGGTCTCGATTGCACTTCATAACCAGCAATTACACACAGCCGCATGGCTGCATCCTGCATTTGAAGACATGGTCCAGCGAGAGATACACGGCCGAGACCGTGTCCGGTCATTGATTCGTGCGGCCGTATCAGGTGTGGAAGACGAACCATTTGACGACGACACTGAAATTGCCTGCGCTCACTGCAAGACATTATGTTATCTGAGTCATGTCGTATCGACAGCTGCTAACTCCACAGCCGCAGCTTGTCTGTCGCACGCCGAACAAGTTCATGGCACTCAGGCCGCAGGCTGGACGCTACGTGTGCGGCACCCAGATACCTTCCTTACATCACATGCATCGAGGCTTGCAGAACGGGCGGCTGCACCTGTCGCATGGCAGCAACGTGTGCGTCGCTTTCTCGTCCAGCATCCACGTCCCCCACTCCGCATGTTGCGTGGCTTGGTTCAAGAAGGGCAAAAAATTGCCATGGCACCGCCAGAGCTTGAtcagctcgagcgctttATAaagcgcgccgagccgtGGATCGAACATGCACGCATCTTTTTGTCTAAGCGGCAAGCTAAGCCTGGTCGGCGGACCAAGGATTCGCGTCGGCGTACCTCACCGTCACCGCCGCCTATGGCAGCAGATGTGGACCGCTCACCCGAGGCACTTCTTGCGCTGCAACAACGTGCGGCATCCTTGCCATTTGAAGCGCCTgagctccagcagcttgatgCTGTTGTGGACCAAATGCACGCCTTTTCTGTACAGGCAGCCGCGTATCTGGACCGAGATCCCGAAGCTCGCGAAAGTATGTCATatgtggacgaggcggagcgcATCCTCGCGCAGGGCGAGCTTTTGCATGTCCACATACCTCAGGTACACGCCCTGCAGCAATGGATTGCCCATGTGCGATGGTTTGCTGAAGTGCATGGTATCGGCGAAGGTTTCCTTACGCGTGATGAGGTACATGAACTTGAGCAGGAAGCTGATGCGTGCGGCATTGTCAGTACCCATCCAATGCGCGAGGCACTTTCCCAGCGTTTGCGCCTTGGTGCCGCGTGGGACGAAAAGGCCATGCAACTATTGCATCATGCTCCATCTATCACGCTCGATTCTCTGCGGGCGCTGCTTGATGCACCTCCTGATGCAGCTACTTCCTCCGAAATTCGCAAGCGCGTGAGTGCACTGGAGCACAAAGCTGCGCAATGGCACGAAGCAGTTGCTACCTTGCATCAGCGCACACATCCTGCGGACCGACACACAACTGTTGATGCCACGGATACAGTACCTTATCTCGCGGAGGCGCGTCAGTTGCTCGACGAAAtacgcgctgcacgcgtCCATGTCCTGAATGCCGATGTAATAGAGGCTGCTATCATTGTACACGACCAGTGGAATGACGAACTTGCTCGCATATTGCAGTTAACAGGATCTGATACCGTCGATGAGGCTCGTGTGTTGTGTGAACGGACGATTCGTACGGCGCAAGCAGACGCGATAAACATGCGTGTCGGGGATGAGCCGACCTATGAGCCGATCTATTCCTACCCTCCTGTGCCTTAcccgccgccgcggtcCGCGGTGCCGCCATGCTTGTGCTTTGAGGCACGAACTGATCGCGCGGCAAGTGTCACCTGTGCCAAGTGTTTCACTGTGTATCATGTTCGGTGTCTAGACCGCAAAGCCAAGCCGCCTCTTGGATGGCAATGTGCCTTCTGCGATACATCTCAGCTCAAGTCTTGGCTTTCTCATCGCCGTGCTTTTTCGCAGCTTCCACTGGTCGCTTTGCTCCAGAACCCGAAGTATCAGCGCGATCAGCTCAGGTTCGTACCGTCAAACCACGCACGACTTCAAGCTGCCATGCGCGCCACCGTCGAGTTTGGTGTAGCTGTCAGCATGCAGTTCCGTGGAGGTCATCTACCTGAGTCGCTCCTGGCCCGACCGACGCCGTACTATCCATCCAACACGCCGCCAACGCCGCAGTTGCGACACATGGCACGTCGTGCTTTTGCTTGCCCCTTCAATATACTGTTGATCGGTGACACTGTACCTCAACAGAACCAGCACGTGCCCACTGTACTCGACGTATTCCTCCCAGCATTCCACCTCTCTTCCAAGAATTCCAAGGCAAAGCGTGTGAATCCACAGCAAGATTCAACTGACGGCAAATCAGGACCACAAGCACCTAGAAAACGGGCTAAGCGTGCTCGTTTTATGTTCCGAGAAGAAAGCGTACTCGCCTCATTACCACCAGATACATACTGCTTATGTGCTGCACCTGATAATGGTACAATGGTGCAGTGTGACCGATGTTCACACTGGTTCCACAGTGCTTGCATGTTCATTGATGATCCAGCCATATTGAGAGACAAATGGTACTGTCCGGTGTGCTGTTTCCGACTACGAATAAAGTATCCCCATGCTGAGGTCAAGATACGCGACATGACTCGTTCCGTGCAAGACAGTTCGTCTGATCTATTTGTCGACATAGTGGCGAGTCTCAAGTCCCAAGCACATCCCATTCTTAAGCGTCAACTATCACTCTCGCCTAAGTGCATTATCCTGCATTTGTGTGAGTTTGAGCCTGCTATTCCTGCGACAGAGACGACGTCGCAACCAGCTACCaagcgcgtgcgtacgGATAATAACGTCGAGCCACTGGCACATCCACCACCGGCCCCGAAGCCTTTTGTGCCGAAACCTGACCTTTTGTCAGAGGAGGAGCGCCATCGGATGGGTCGGAGTAACTTGCTACGACGAGGCGTCTCCGAGTCTATGATGCAAACGTATTCCATGGGCTGGAATGGCGAGTCTATCGTGTGCCAAATTACACGTGAATGCCACATCCTCCTTGGACCATACATTGCACTGGCCCAAGACGATCCAAATGGTACGCGTCTTTTGCGTATGGCACTTGACGGTCTCATTCCATGGGCCACAGTCGTGCGTCCTACCCCATGGACAGCCCCAGCACCAACAAGCCCTTCTTTGCCACCTTTAGCACGTATAACGCAACCAACCATACCCCCCACAATGGAAAACCCGCCACATACCCCGTCATAG
- a CDS encoding replication factor A2 has product MDAGYEDNQYGYSASYDDVKGGGGFFGSRDGGDQGDRSAGSDSVRPVTVRQILNAKQPNSDAAHVSDGAVLNRLTLVGWLRQVNRTATFIQYTIDDGTGQLDLRQWIDNSLDEGSKADEFAPNEFVRAMGEIKVFNNKLYIALGALNKLEDHNEYLYHQLDVIHTHLELTKGPPNAVNKTSQTGAVDVSAYDDSALQTASSMAADLSHLNPLQRRIYQAIDAEAPDWPEGVDIQQIMQRCKNTDPKQIQDAIDDLANDGYIYQASDETHYLTTAG; this is encoded by the exons ATGGACG CTGGGTACGAGGACAACCAGTATGGCTATAGTGCCTCATACGATGATGTGAAAGGCGGTGGCGGCTTCTTTGGCTCGCGTGATGGAGGTGATCAGGGTGATCGT AGCGCAGGATCCGATTCTGTCCGTCCAGTGACAGTTCGTCAAATTTTGAATGCCAAGCAACCGAACTCGGACGCTGCACATGTTTCTGATGGTGCTGTACTCAATCGTCTCACGCTAGTGGGATGGCTCCGCCAAGTCAATCGTACCGCCACATTTATTCAGTACACAATTGATGACGGCACGGGTCAACTAGATTTACGCCAATGGATCGACAACTCTCTGGACGAAGGATCCAAGGCCGACGAGTTCGCACCCAACGAGTtcgtgcgtgccatgggCGAAATAAAAGTATTTAATAACAAGCTGTATATCGCTCTCGGTGCATTGAATAAGTTGGAAGACCACAACGAATACTTATATCACCAGCTCGATGTAATCCACACACACTTGGAACTCACGAAAGGCCCGCCAAATGCTGTCAACAAGACATCACAAACTGGAGCTGTTGATGTATCTGCATACGACGATTCGGCCCTTCAAACGGCAAGCAGTATGGCTGCGGATTTGTCGCATTTGAATCCGCTCCAACGCCGTATTTACCAGGCTATTGACGCTGAAGCGCCTGACTGGCCAGAAGGCGTCGATATACAGCAAATTATGCAACGCTGCAAAAACACTGACCCGAAACAGATCCA GGACGCCATTGATGACCTTGCCAACGATGGCTACATTTACCAAGCAAGCGACGAAACACACTATCTAACAACGGCTGGGTAA
- a CDS encoding V-type H+-transporting ATPase subunit e, whose amino-acid sequence MSGWTTIWVLFVAVCIGAIVWNTAPKGPNQELIRWSVALGLACCYMMWACVYLAQLHPLIQPKRSDVRFFD is encoded by the exons ATGTCGGGCTGGACAACCATTTGGGTGCTCTTTGTCGCTGTGTGTATCGGTGCTATTGTTTGGAACACAGCCCCCAAAGGTCCCAACCAAGA GCTAATCCGCTGGAGCGTTGCATTGGGGCTGGCGTGCTGCTACATGATGTGGGCTTGTGTGTATTTGGCACAGTTGCACCCATTGATCC AACCAAAGAGGAGTGATGTGCGCTTCTTCGACTGA
- a CDS encoding dihydrofolate synthase encodes MDLGLGRVQALLQRVGSPQFKFPVIHVSGTNGKGSTTAYLDAFLTHAVGLRSARFNTPHLVTARDSLRTNGGIPIDDKTWDIAVQKTRLADARDVPIGATPFELLTVQALLACTLLPIASQPDILLIEVGVGGRLDATNVFPSENVLASVICSIARDHEAILGNRLSNIALEKAGIIKPQGLCIVSDQTTGSFGSNLTTNFELLEVLETLHSACQAQHARVVYTQVPWASLKPCPRKEPFGASVDLTLPLSYACDATKITYNPSSNASQRHIRFSLEATLARISGASTALQTLWSIAHDISSDQWNGIRELIRKRLFQADPSLIAQAAAQYRWEGRCEWMKLGEVPLLLDGAHNEASAFALRQYLDHCLAETPSADITWIMGFSSGKEVHAMLHALLCPRKGLHHRVSLVPFSIPVEGMPWVKPMLPEECKSAVRSMNIECVTHRSLRDALTWASLYDQRPHIVVICGSLYLISDYYRQLSF; translated from the coding sequence ATGGATTTGGGCCTGGGGCGTGTCCAGGCCCTGTTGCAACGCGTTGGATCGCCGCAATTCAAGTTCCCAGTTATTCATGTGTCTGGAACGAATGGGAAAGGTAGTACTACAGCATACCTGGATGCATTTCTGACTCACGCTGTGGGTCTTCGATCCGCGCGCTTCAACACTCCCCATTTGGTCACTGCCCGCGACAGCTTGCGCACAAATGGAGGTATACCGATCGATGATAAAACATGGGATATTGCGGTACAGAAAACGCGTCTTGCTGATGCACGCGACGTTCCTATTGGTGCCACGCCTTTTGAACTACTTACAGTCCAAGCTCTTCTTGCTTGCACGCTTCTACCTATTGCGTCTCAACCGGATATTCTCCTAATAGAAGTAGGAGTAGGCGGAAGACTCGACGCCACTAATGTATTTCCTTCTGAAAACGTTCTTGCAAGTGTTATATGCTCTATTGCTCGTGATCATGAGGCTATACTCGGTAATCGTCTCTCGAATATTGCACTGGAAAAAGCTGGTATCATCAAGCCACAGGGCCTTTGTATCGTATCAGATCAAACTACAGGTTCTTTTGGATCAAACTTGACTACAAATTTTGAATTACTCGAAGTTCTCGAAACTCTGCATAGCGCATGTCAAGCTCAACATGCGCGTGTCGTCTATACCCAAGTCCCATGGGCCTCTCTAAAGCCATGTCCCAGAAAAGAACCTTTTGGCGCAAGCGTAGATTTGACCCTACCTCTGTCTTATGCATGCGATGCAACGAAAATTACATACAATCCTTCATCTAATGCGTCCCAGCGTCATATTCGCTTTTCATTGGAAGCAACGTTGGCTCGTATATCCGGCGCGTCTACTGCGTTACAAACTCTTTGGAGTATAGCCCATGATATTTCATCAGATCAATGGAATGGAATCCGGGAGCTAATTCGTAAGCGGCTTTTTCAAGCCGACCCATCGCTGATTGCACAAGCAGCTGCCCAATACCGCTGGGAAGGGCGTTGTGAATGGATGAAACTGGGCGAGGTACCTCTTTTATTAGATGGTGCTCATAACGAAGCTTCTGCTTTTGCATTGCGACAATACCTTGACCACTGCCTGGCTGAAACGCCCTCTGCAGATATTACATGGATTATGGGCTTTTCCAGCGGAAAAGAAGTCCATGCCATGCTACATGCCTTGTTGTGTCCACGCAAGGGCCTGCATCATCGCGTTTCGCTTGTGCCATTCTCGATACCAGTAGAAGGTATGCCATGGGTAAAGCCAATGCTACCTGAAGAATGCAAATCCGCAGTGCGTTCGATGAATATCGAATGTGTCACTCATAGGAGCTTGCGAGATGCCTTGACCTGGGCTTCTTTATATGACCAGCGTCCACACATTGTTGTAATCTGTGGCAGTCTGTATCTTATCAGTGATTATTATAGACAATTATCTTTTTGA
- a CDS encoding MYND domain protein (SamB): MRESNFSNPLQNRACLSISAVVYDRRALDCTATLPLVNSLNHFAYLASTSPRIREMVMLDGGLERLIHILRCPPQRVSNVLRSNRSAVPMAEMQANWKWSLAFQCVVNIGVRGSEAIRTRVVEAGMVPIIVKVLDNYLVTSEQIHSQQRKAMTIRENLTYKQSYRAIYPQDDPTVRPATPMDMDTNGPSTEQVYWSAERGRHGPRDTFALQQRGPGDASASASASECAEDTEMYNEEENACPGASAVLENKSDMQETETPRVPRTSTLEPCADESTGITRTPRPERAAVHEGMHQDELNTWQTSASAMIPEPVSPVQPPLYREEEVLLSLQLLAYLSKYPHVRYFFHNANVREDMIFCPEWPEEGLPNRSWQPTDPSRLNVFCIAERFTHRPTRSSLAPGVLCSLYPRLASDIQYWAGVVMRNACRKDESRGGIRQCANMLCGKWETYPREFAKCRRCRKAKYCSKQCQSKGWQMGHRFWCSARSDEDKSRASESHPTVHSNFVPDASRNVETPATIPTMPDTAREVPEDYSHPLGPRNMPSTLRENQLPALRGVSAASIESNDLHEMSDDVTIRPGETPSVDSPAGPSNADHTLPPPIIASGLHMHETDTATATLRVQEAQNIQDHGGPLDYVTASWTSRPIVSDHATESPLPNHTSTDSPFDLGITLPSQNPIPALRSNDDNASSHDSYTAPWRHMAISAAFLGAHQTPRAMTMFDANPSSPSLDGGETSQQDTQMLSPTSHLLASLHHHVSSSHGQSTDTRDMSDAQ; this comes from the exons ATGAGAGAAAGCAATTTTAGCAATCCTCTCCAGAACAGAGCATGTTTATCTATCAGTGCAGTGGTATATGATCGACGTG CACTGGATTGCACGGCCACGTTGCCACTGGTCAATTCACTAAATCATTTTGCATATCTTGCATCGACTTCTCCTCGAATTAGGGAAATGGTCATGTTGGATGGTGGCCTAGAGCGTTTGATTCACATTCTTCGATGTCCGCCTCAACGTGTTTCAAATGTTCTGAGATCTAACAGGTCAGCAGTACCAATGGCAGAAATGCAAGCGAATTGGAAATGGAGTCTGGCTTTTCAATGTGTTGTTAATATTGGTGTGCGTGGTAGTGAGGCCATCAGGACGCGTGTTGTGGAAGCCGGTATGGTGCCGATTATCGTCAAGGTGCTGGATAATTATCTCGTTACCAGTGAGCAGATTCACtcgcagcagcgcaaagCAATGACTATTCGAGAAAACTTGACTTATAAGCAAAGTTATCGAGCGATATACCCCCAAGATGATCCGACGGTTCGACCAGCTACGCCTATGGACATGGACACCAATGGTCCCAGCACGGAGCAAGTATACTGGTCTGCAGAGCGTGGTCGTCATGGACCACGTGATACATTCGCtttgcagcagcgcggACCTGGTGATGCTAGTGCGAGCGCAAGTGCAAGTGAGTGTGCCGAGGACACCGAAATGTACAATGAAGAAGAAAACGCGTGTCCTGGTGCTTCGGCTGTCCTTGAGAATAAATCAGATATGCAAGAGACAGAAACACCAAGAGTGCCCCGTACCTCAACGTTAGAGCCATGTGCTGATGAATCAACGGGAATTACTCGAACGCCAAGGCCAGAACGAGCTGCGGTGCACGAAGGGATGCATCAGGACGAGTTAAATACGTGGCAGACATCGGCATCTGCGATGATACCTGAACCGGTTTCACCTGTGCAGCCGCCGCTTTATCGTGAAGAAGAAGTTCTACTGAGCTTACAACTTTTGGCGTACCTGTCTAAATACCCACACGTGCGCTATTTTTTTCACAATGCCAATGTCCGGGAGGATATGATATTTTGTCCGGAATGGCCTGAGGAAGGCTTGCCGAATCGTTCGTGGCAACCAACTGATCCTTCCCGGCTAAACGTATTCTGTATCGCTGAGCGATTCACACACCGTCCTACTCGAAGTTCATTGGCGCCGGGAGTGCTGTGTTCCTTGTATCCTCGCCTCGCCTCTGATATCCAATATTGGGCTGGGGTCGTTATGCGCAATGCATGCAGAAAAGACGAGTCTCGCGGTGGTATTCGGCAATGCGCTAATATGCTCTGTGGTAAATGGGAAACGTATCCGCGCGAGTTCGCTAAGTGCCGCCGGTGCCGAAAAGCAAAGTACTGCAGTAAACAGTGTCAGAGCAAGGGTTGGCAAATGGGTCACCGATTCTGGTGCAGTGCGCGTTCTGACGAGGACAAGAGTCGTGCGTCGGAATCCCATCCAACGGTCCACTCGAACTTCGTGCCGGATGCGTCTAGGAACGTTGAAACGCCTGCGACGATTCCAACTATGCCTGACACGGCGCGTGAAGTGCCAGAGGACTACTCACATCCGCTAGGTCCCCGAAATATGCCTTCAACTCTTCGAGAGAATCAGCTGCCTGCTTTGCGTGgcgtgagcgccgccagTATTGAATCAAATGATCTCCACGAAATGAGTGACGACGTTACGATACGCCCCGGTGAAACACCCTCTGTTGACAGTCCTGCTGGTCCGAGTAATGCTGACCATACATTGCCCCCTCCTATCATTGCTAGTGGACTACACATGCACGAAACGGACACAGCCACAGCCACTTTGCGTGTTCAAGAGGCCCAGAATATCCAAGATCATGGCGGTCCTCTGGATTATGTCACGGCCTCCTGGACATCACGGCCTATTGTATCTGATCACGCTACGGAATCCCCTTTGCCCAATCATACCTCGACTGATTCACCTTTTGATTTGGGCATAACACTCCCATCTCAAAATCCAATTCCTGCCCTACGCTCCAATGACGACAACGCCTCTTCACATGACTCCTATAcagcgccatggcgccatATGGCCATATCGGCAGCGTTTCTCGGGGCTCACCAAACCCCTCGAGCCATGACAATGTTTGATGCAAATCCTTCATCACCTTCTTTGGACGGCGGCGAGACTTCACAGCAGGACACCCAAATGCTTTCTCCCACGAGCCACTTGCTTGCATCTCTGCATCATCACGTCTCATCATCTCATGGTCAAAGCACAGATACAAGGGACATGTCGGATGCTCAGTAA
- a CDS encoding mediator of RNA polymerase II transcription subunit 22, with protein MSDSAHHLRSMDHAVEHGTGHTAHLDALEESVNRQIDADIRVLLDNFREMIHLSRIGEKDHFDVSRDSFILETRADSMVRAAQSLYLLSDSLKLSLLLSQSQMSEARDQEAKYLLDQTKAHMHSCSELLSQHWLSGAISQSGPDPVQSRQAVTLDTS; from the exons ATGAGTGATTCGGCGCACCATTTACGTAGCATGGATCATGCAGTTGAACATGGGACTGGCCATACAGCGCATCTAGATGCCCTAGAAGAATCTGTAAATCGCCAAATTGATGCAGACATCCGCGTCCTGCTAGATAATTTCAGGGAGATGATTCATCTCAGTCGA ATTGGCGAGAAAGATCATTTCGACGTGAGTCGGGATTCATTCATTTTGGAAACTCGAGCTGACAGTATG GTCCGTGCTGCTCAATCCCTGTATTTGCTCTCTGATTCATTGAAACTATCACTCCTTCTTTCCCAATCTCAGATGTCAGAAGCTCGTGATCAGGAGGCTAAATATCTCTTAGATCAAACGAAGGCACATATGCATTCATGCAGTGAATTACTTTCGCAACACTGGCTCTCCGGAGCTATATCCCAATCGGGCCCAGATCCTGTTCAATCGCGGCAAGCTGTTACTTTGGATACATCCTAG